A window of the Herpetosiphonaceae bacterium genome harbors these coding sequences:
- the prfA gene encoding peptide chain release factor 1, whose product MLDSNVLEKLASIEERYNQLNDVMADPDVATDITKLQGYVKEQNQIAPVVAKYREYAQALRGIREAEEMLRDSGDADLRELAQMELDELRARIEGLDDEIKLLLLPRDPNDEKDVIVEIRAGEGGDEAGLFAADLFRAYTRYAELKGWKTEVINSNENAAGGFKEIIFEIHGEGAYSRMKYEGGVHRVQRVPATEARGRIHTSTATVAVLPEVEDADVEIRAEDYRVDVFRASGHGGQGVNTTDSAVRITYKPGTPEQMVVTCQDTRSQIKNRERAMSVLRSRLYAIEQEKRQKELGSSRIAQVGTGERAEKIRTYNFPQDRVTDHRIGQNFSNIPAILNGDLDRLIDALTVADNAERLQAVSA is encoded by the coding sequence ATGCTTGACTCGAATGTATTAGAAAAGCTGGCCTCGATCGAGGAGCGCTACAATCAGCTCAACGACGTGATGGCCGATCCCGACGTAGCCACCGATATTACCAAGCTGCAAGGCTACGTCAAAGAACAGAATCAGATCGCGCCCGTGGTGGCGAAGTACCGCGAGTATGCGCAGGCGCTGCGCGGCATTCGCGAGGCCGAGGAGATGCTGCGCGACAGCGGCGACGCCGATCTGCGCGAGCTGGCGCAGATGGAGCTTGACGAGCTGCGCGCGCGCATCGAGGGGCTGGACGACGAGATTAAGCTGCTGCTCCTGCCGCGCGATCCCAACGACGAGAAAGATGTGATCGTCGAGATCCGCGCGGGCGAGGGCGGCGATGAGGCCGGCCTCTTTGCCGCCGATCTCTTCCGTGCCTACACGCGCTATGCCGAGCTCAAGGGCTGGAAGACCGAGGTGATCAACTCCAACGAGAATGCGGCGGGCGGCTTCAAGGAAATCATCTTCGAGATCCACGGCGAGGGCGCATACAGCCGCATGAAGTACGAGGGCGGCGTGCATCGGGTGCAGCGCGTGCCCGCCACCGAGGCGCGCGGTCGCATCCACACCTCGACGGCGACCGTAGCGGTGCTGCCGGAGGTCGAGGACGCCGACGTTGAGATCAGGGCCGAAGATTATCGCGTGGACGTGTTCCGAGCCAGCGGACACGGCGGCCAGGGCGTCAACACCACCGACTCGGCGGTGCGCATCACCTACAAGCCGGGCACGCCTGAGCAGATGGTGGTGACGTGCCAGGATACGCGCTCGCAGATCAAGAATCGCGAGCGGGCGATGAGCGTGCTGCGGTCGCGGCTGTACGCGATCGAGCAGGAGAAGCGCCAGAAAGAGCTGGGCTCGTCGCGGATCGCGCAGGTGGGCACGGGCGAGCGCGCCGAGAAGATTCGGACCTATAACTTCCCGCAGGATCGGGTGACGGATCATCGCATCGGGCAGAACTTCTCGAACATCCCGGCGATCCTCAACGGCGATCTGGATCGGCTGATCGACGCTTTGACGGTAGCGGATAACGCCGAGCGCTTGCAGGCGGTCAGCGCTTAG
- a CDS encoding EVE domain-containing protein translates to MAYWILKTEPSSYAFADLEREGRTVWDGVANAQALIHIRAMHSGDEALIYHSGDERAAVGLARIVSEPYADPQLDDPKRVVVDVAAVRRLSQLINLSAIKARPEFADFGLVRQSRLSVVPVSADQWQSLLHMAGES, encoded by the coding sequence ATGGCCTACTGGATTCTGAAAACCGAGCCGTCGAGCTATGCCTTCGCCGATCTGGAGCGCGAGGGACGCACCGTGTGGGATGGCGTGGCAAACGCCCAAGCGCTGATCCACATTCGCGCGATGCATTCCGGCGATGAGGCGCTGATCTACCACAGCGGCGACGAGCGAGCGGCGGTTGGGCTGGCCCGGATCGTCAGCGAGCCCTACGCCGATCCGCAGCTCGACGATCCAAAGCGCGTGGTCGTCGATGTGGCGGCGGTGCGGCGTTTGTCCCAGCTCATCAACCTGAGCGCGATCAAAGCCAGGCCGGAGTTCGCGGATTTCGGCCTGGTGCGTCAGTCGCGCCTGTCGGTGGTGCCGGTGAGCGCCGATCAGTGGCAAAGCTTGCTGCACATGGCGGGCGAGTCGTAA
- a CDS encoding signal recognition particle receptor subunit alpha gives MFESLSDRLQNVFAKLGARGRLSEADVDEALKEVRRALLEADVNFKVVKDFVARVREQAIGQDITKSLTPDQMVVKIVNDELIHLLG, from the coding sequence ATGTTTGAAAGTCTTTCTGATCGGCTCCAAAACGTATTTGCGAAACTGGGCGCGCGCGGTCGGCTCTCCGAGGCCGATGTCGACGAGGCGCTCAAGGAGGTTCGCCGTGCGCTGCTGGAGGCCGACGTTAATTTCAAAGTTGTCAAGGATTTCGTCGCGCGCGTCCGCGAGCAGGCGATCGGCCAGGATATTACCAAAAGCCTGACGCCCGATCAGATGGTCGTCAAGATCGTCAACGACGAGCTGATCCATCTGCTGGGCGA
- the rpsU gene encoding 30S ribosomal protein S21, giving the protein MHVERRDGESVEQLIRRFNKGVVAERITKTYREKMHFISRSEQRKEKQRRAERNRRKRERAAQG; this is encoded by the coding sequence ATGCATGTAGAACGACGCGATGGTGAATCCGTGGAGCAGTTGATCCGCCGATTCAATAAGGGCGTGGTCGCCGAACGGATCACCAAGACATACCGCGAGAAGATGCACTTTATCTCCCGAAGCGAGCAGCGTAAGGAGAAGCAGCGCCGCGCGGAGCGAAATCGCCGCAAGCGGGAGCGCGCTGCGCAGGGCTAG
- a CDS encoding folylpolyglutamate synthase/dihydrofolate synthase family protein produces MRNAPPDYQAALDYIYSFINYESKMPPTPQHARFNLGRMRWLLKELGDPQARFPSVVVAGTKGKGSTSAMLEAILRSAGYRTGLFTSPHLHSWRERIQVDRRLITQAEVVAYVAQLKPLVDRLDELGPPTVFELATALALRYFADRQIDVAVLEVGLGGRYDTVNVVTPLVSAITPISFDHMAVLGATIEEIASAKAGIIKPGVPVVVAPQMPEALAVIRAEAAAQHASLFQAAPEGLEPVLSDSGPALPYPIAIRPEALGLGGAYQVENARAAVGAALLLRQRGLSIADRALEAGLRVAWWPGRFEVLARQPTIVVDGAMNGASARRLRESLATLAHRRLLLVLGTSRDKDIAALARELVPQADAVVLTRSYHPRSAPVDLLAEHVRPLLRSADCPLLVTDDIPPAIEAARRMAAPDDLICVTGSLFVVAAAREALGAATEID; encoded by the coding sequence ATGCGCAATGCTCCGCCCGACTACCAGGCGGCGTTGGATTATATCTACTCGTTCATCAACTATGAGTCCAAGATGCCGCCGACACCGCAGCACGCGCGCTTCAATCTTGGCCGTATGCGCTGGCTGCTCAAGGAGCTTGGCGATCCGCAGGCCCGCTTTCCCAGCGTGGTGGTCGCGGGCACCAAAGGCAAAGGCTCGACCTCGGCGATGCTCGAAGCGATCCTGCGCTCGGCTGGCTACCGCACGGGCCTGTTCACGTCGCCGCATCTGCACTCGTGGCGCGAGCGGATTCAGGTCGATCGGCGGCTGATTACGCAGGCCGAGGTGGTGGCGTATGTCGCGCAGCTCAAGCCGCTGGTCGATCGGCTGGACGAGCTAGGCCCGCCGACGGTCTTTGAGCTGGCGACGGCGCTGGCGCTGCGCTATTTCGCGGATCGGCAGATCGATGTGGCCGTGCTCGAAGTTGGCCTCGGAGGCCGCTACGATACGGTCAACGTCGTCACGCCGCTCGTCTCGGCGATCACGCCGATCTCGTTCGATCACATGGCGGTGCTCGGCGCGACGATCGAGGAGATCGCGTCGGCCAAGGCGGGTATCATCAAGCCGGGCGTGCCGGTGGTGGTCGCGCCGCAGATGCCGGAGGCGCTGGCGGTGATTCGCGCCGAGGCGGCAGCGCAGCACGCATCGCTGTTCCAGGCCGCGCCGGAGGGACTAGAGCCGGTGCTGTCCGATTCCGGCCCGGCGCTGCCGTATCCGATCGCGATCCGGCCCGAAGCTCTGGGTCTTGGCGGCGCGTATCAGGTCGAGAATGCACGGGCCGCCGTGGGCGCGGCGCTGCTGCTACGTCAGCGCGGCCTGTCGATCGCCGATCGCGCGCTGGAAGCGGGCCTGCGCGTCGCCTGGTGGCCGGGACGCTTCGAGGTTCTCGCGCGGCAGCCGACGATCGTGGTGGACGGCGCGATGAACGGCGCGTCAGCGCGGCGGCTGCGTGAGTCGCTGGCGACGCTGGCGCATCGGCGGCTGCTCCTGGTGCTGGGCACATCGCGCGACAAAGACATTGCCGCCCTGGCGCGAGAGCTGGTGCCGCAGGCCGACGCTGTTGTGCTGACGCGCTCCTACCACCCGCGCTCAGCGCCGGTCGATCTGCTGGCCGAGCATGTCAGGCCGCTGCTGCGCTCAGCGGATTGTCCGCTGCTCGTCACCGACGACATTCCCCCGGCGATCGAAGCCGCCCGCCGCATGGCCGCGCCCGACGATCTGATCTGTGTCACCGGCTCGCTCTTTGTGGTAGCGGCGGCGCGTGAGGCGCTGGGCGCGGCCACGGAGATCGATTAA